A region of the Fundulus heteroclitus isolate FHET01 unplaced genomic scaffold, MU-UCD_Fhet_4.1 scaffold_735, whole genome shotgun sequence genome:
AGCGTGCGGTGGCAAAATAAATATGGGTCCTCGTTCAGcggtgttgtgttttttaaaggcTTTGCAAGAAGTAGCAATAGTTGTGGCTCAGgacattctgtttatttttactatttgtaTCTTGCGttataaaccttttacttcatTTTTTCTCACTTTAAGAGCATCGAGTAATTTGAAGCAAAGATGCTGAAGTCCAGGTCTAGTTACAAGTCATCAAGCCAAAGGCGACGCCTCTGACTAAATGTACTCACATTAATGATtggataattacttttttttgtggGTAGTTAAAAGCTGGTACCATGAAAGATGCACAGATATCCTAAGGCCTTTACACGTCTTTACCAGCGTTGCCGATACATGAGGCCAGTATTCTGTGGTTTGCAGAAACAGAACCTAGCATTAGCCACAGGAGCTACAGACAGTGGATCTTAGCTTGTACTGTTTTGAAAGAGTCCAGCTGTTGCACAATGCTTTTTTATGCTGTTATAATTACGCAGTTGTCACTACTCCTGTCATTCGCTCCGTATTCTCTGTGACAcgtttttctttgatttcagGTCGCCACATTACGCCTGTCCTGAAGTTATACGGGTGAGGGAGCTGCCTTCACACTGTGTCCTCCTCATACGCCTGCACCTGTGCTGAAAAAGAGCAAACGCTGTTATTAAATCATTGATTTTGAAGCAAACACATCCACAACCGATGGCACTAATGAGTTataactagggctgaacgattttgtaaaataatctaattgcgattttttttcttaatattgtgatttaatacgattttttttccagttaaatttatcatgtgtttcaaaatatatacaaacaacaaatcaatttgtttcctcgccatgtggattagttgctaaaagacccgcagcatctaaactcggagcagtaatgattgtgttctgtcctacaatatatttcaacctaaactgcaattttgacttttctcctcatcaaccacaagcaacaaaaaaggcatctaaataaagatgtttgtaaacaaggactattttaaatatgaaatttaatgtttctattgatcagaatattattcaagagaacagcttttaatttaattggacatcaatccctgttgaacataaagtgcaaagtccaaccaacaaacaagtctatgtattaaactgattgacctgtacttaatgctatgtatgattatataaactctaaaacaagtaataaaattagattttctcactgctgcaaccgtcttcccttccatgtggaggcaaacccactttaaacattttaccaacacttAATGGACatgtctaattccctgattgttacatagccaaaaattgcagacctctgcgatttggaaattgcgttattttaaatcacgattatattgaaaatgcgattaattgttcagccctagttaaaACCCATCAAAGATAAATTATAAATCTCTCAAACTGATATTAAAACTCATTTTGTTGGGGGGCTCATCTCTTGTAAAAGCGAATGTTCCTATCGCGCTCAGCACTAGAAGGATTCTCCAGCTCCATAAATGAAATGTAGTTTTCACAGTGTTGGCGGAGACAGAATAAAATACAGTCACGTTTACGCTTGTTTTACCCATAATTCAGTTAAAACAAGCAAATTCCAGCAATTATCTTAGAGTCCCGTTTGGATTCAGGGTTTTAAATTTGCCGTCTTTGACAGGGGGAGAAGTATGACGGGAGGAGAGCAGACGTGTGGAGCTGCGGGGTCATCCTCTTCGCCCTCCTGGTGGTCAGTTTTAAACCCAAGTGTTCACAGTGCCGTCGGGCCGGGTTTTATGTTATATCAGAAGAttcttctctctccctcttgcCCACAGGGTGCCCTGCCTTTCGACCACGACAACCTACGGCAGCTGCTGGAAAAGGTGAAGAGTGGCGTGTTCCACATGCCGCACTTCATCCCGCCGGACTGCCAGTCGCTGCTCAAAGGCATGATAGAAGTTAACCCGGAGAAGAGGCTGACGGTAGGTGACCCACCAGACTATCCCAGAAATAATGCAGACAGTATCAAACGATAAAAACGACGTTGGAGCTGGTCTCATAAGTCTAATTCACGTGTTCGTACCCCTTGAATTTTACAACCAGACACTTAAAGTGATAGAACAAGACATAGTGCTGCATGATGGTGGAGTGGAAATGTGTGCTGTACGTCTCTATTCAGCCCCGTTCACTTTGAGAACCctgaataaaaatggaaaattgtCCTGGAAAGTCATACGTTTAGAAACTGGAGTCCATCTGTGCGTGATTCAATCTTGTTGTAAATGAGAGGCGTATTGCAGAACTGTACACCCATCGAGATCTGGttgtccacactgcaaaaataaaactaaaaataagaaaatattccttgaaatgagagtattttccttgattcgagcaggtaaataagattatttgccgatggaataagatatttgcacttgaaataggaacaattcgtcTCCATcttattatttcaagtgcagtatatctaattatcttattttagggggaaAAATTTTCATTCCGTTggtaaataatcttattcacctgctcaaatcaaggacaaatactttaatttgaagaaaatgttacttatttttagttctctttttgcagtgcaactaAACTGACAAGCTGGGCAAAGACATTTAGTCAATTAAAGTAGCCTAGAATAGGACCTAAAGTCAGTATCGCAATATATTGAGCAGTTCGCCATGATAACAATAAATGGACGATAATAGTGGCCAAAACACTACCCTCACTTCCAGCTTTAGTGGCAGACAGATTCCAGCAGTAGTAACAAACCTGGTCCGACCATCACCATATCGGCTGGAAAATGTGCCGTCTGCAGCGCTCTGGTGCGGCGTTTCGTCATTGATGTGACGTAGAGTCAGACTAATGAACTTCTTGTTCCAGGCTGGATGGGGTGGAGTCATGTGACTGCAGACACGTGGCTCAGCATCTTAAAGGGACAGGAGCATAGCCGACCtttactataaaaaaaacaactatctATCTTATTAGATAGTAAAAAACACCAATATGGGAGCAATTATGTTGGTTATTGTCGTTAATTTTAGTTTATTGCCCAGGCCTAGTatagaggcccatggtaactctggaggagctgcaaagatccacggctcaggtaGTAGAATCCTTAGACAGTGTGCAGACCACAAATCTGACGTCCATGGAGGAGTGGCCAGCAGAAAGCCTCGGGTTAGAAAGACGTCTCATATGCATCATATGTATCCCCTATCTGAAAGGTAGGGGAtacaaccactgagctatattatacactggagtgctaatcgccggctgttagaacgagtcactttgaagccaccagccgccatattggtactccctatttccctccagtaactagggaatatgtgcgctacagcatcgaatagcGAGGATTTTCTGATGTTAAGGGaaggcttaagacttttaaaatgtcaaatgccatatgcttttatgttatgttctaaaactatcaagtaatgagaaagttatgtgctgaaatattttgcattttatttatttaaatatatatatatatatatatatatatatatatatatatatatatatatatatatatatatataacttttataaatatataaataacaatatacaaaaacatatatttacatatgtgtatacatatatacatatacacatacttatatatacatatatatatatacatatatatatatatttaatatgaataacatgtaaaatatttcagcacctaatttcctagtagttgatagtgttagtacatccactgactgtagaattacctgtgaaacgttttcacacagtcagaaaactgcttgttgttgcaaccaaatcctgtgggattctgtgagagtagggagtagcaagatggcggccagtgacttcagtttttcggcaaaatcagcactccagtgtatattATAGCTCAGTGGATACAACAGATGATGTTTAAAAGCGGCCGCAAAGGTCAGGGGAGAAAGAAATGTCACTTTTATCGCCCACCAGGCAAAAGCCCTGAACTGATTGTCCCCAGGttgaaacatggtagtggcagcatcatgctgtgggaacgTTTATcgtcagcagggacagggagaaagatggatggatcatGATACAGAAACCccgttagaggctgcagaagattTAAATctgggacagaggttcaccttttGCAGGacaacggcccagtcaaagtctagacctaaatctGATTGGCCATCTTTGGCAAGACTACTTTGTTTAGGTCTTttatataaaatcccaataaaaatattGAGGGGGTTGTTGAAAAGTGAATTCCTGTTCAAGACATTGTCTGTCTGgattaaaatgtttgctgtCATACATTTTCTCCTCCATTCCAGCAAGGAATAAAGTTGTAAACTGAGATTTTGGCATTCATTATTCAGAGATGATGCAATTTGTCCCGAGCCGCGCCAACTGTATGCACATCCCAGCTCTGTGGCCATCTGGCTGTGAACAGCCTGTAGATACTAACGACCCCATCTGTCCTGTTCCTCTTACAGCTAGAGGCCATCCAGAAACATTCCTGGTATCAGTGAGTAAAACATTCATTCTTTCAcgcagtcaaaaaaaaaaaaacgttagcTCAAGCCCCGCCGTTCGGTTGTGATCCATCGTGCTTCGTGCGCGCTCCACAGGGGCGGTCGTAACGAGCCGTGTCCCGAGCAGCCTCCCCCCCGGCGGGTGTGTGTGAGGAGGATCCTCTCCCTGACCGAGCTGGACCCGGATGTGTTGGAAAGCATGCACTCTCTGGGATGTTTCCGCGACAGAGTCAAGCTGACACGTGATTTGCAATGTGAAGAGtaagcaggtttttttttttttttttgtatcccaAACTTAGAAAATGACCATAAAGTGTGCTCCACCCTGTCATTTTAATGGACTAAAGTAGCACTTGAGGCGTAAACAAGGGTTTCACCCTGTATTAAGCTTTAAACTGACGTAGAAATCCCTTTGACAACATTCCTTGATCCATTTTAGAGAGAACCAGGAGAAGATGATCTACTACCTACTGCTGGACAGGAAGGAACGCTACCCGAGCTACGAAGACGAGGACCTGCCTCCACGCAACGACGTTGGTGAGTCAATAGGGGGCAGCAGCGAACCATTTAAGAGAGGAAGCTGCTTTTTCTTTAtattagcagaaaaaaacaaacaaacactgggCGAAGGCAACTGTTCTGTGAGTGCAAATGAAGCTAAGATTATCACTGTGAATCAAAAGCCTCCAGAGGAATTACTGTTACTAAATCAGTGCGAATATCAGGACAGTAAATCCGTCTTAATCAAAGCGAGATTGTAACcaatatattcaattcaattcaattcaattttatttatatagtgccaaatcatgaaacatgtcatctcaaggcactttacaaagtcaaattcaatcatattatacagattgggtcagattatacagattggtcaaaaatgtcctatataaggaaaccagttgattgcatcaaagtcccgacaagcagcattcactcctggggaaccgtagagccacagggagagtcgtctgcttTGTACAtcgctttgctgcaatccctcatactgagcaagcatgaagcgacagtgggaagaaaaactccccattaacgagaaggaaaacctccggcagaaccgggctcagtatgaacggtcatctgcctcgaccgactggggttacagaagacagagcagagacacaacaagagaaacaaaaaagcacagaagcacacattgatctagtaatctgttctacattagatggtagtagcgggtgagccgtcttctctggatgatgtcacagttaacagaacgccagaccaggtgtacctactatgaaaaaaacaaaacaaaaaaaaccagcaCGGGTTCCGATTTTAAACCTGACGTTCCACCTCTGTGTTGACGTTCCTCAGCAGACCCTCCTCGGAAGCGTGTCGACTCCCCCATGCTGACGCGTCACGGTCGCTGTCGCCCCGAGAGGAAAAGTCTAGAAGTGCTCAGCGTTACGGAGCAGGGGTCTCCCACCCCACCCCGCAGGGCCCTCGACACGGCCGCACACAGTCAGAGGTGGCGTGTCTTTATCCTTCATTGTGTGCAATAGATACAATATTCACTCTTTCAAGACATTAAAGTTCGGTTTATGCTGTTTGTCTTGTCACTTGTGCCCTGGTTGTGTTCATCAGGTCCCGCTCAGTCAGCGGAGCTTCAAGTGGTCTCTCCTCGAGTCCTCTCAGCAGTCCCAGGGTAAGGATGAGTTCCCACACCGCACTTTATTATAGAATAATGTACGCGTAATAATAGAGTtcaaaacaaattataaaactgttcacTCCCCTTAAacctttcaacattttgtcacattacaaccaaaatcCCGCTAAGACACGGCTGACAGGTCAGGCAAAGAAGAGCATTAATTACTCAGAGAGGCAGCCAAGAAGCCTACTGCAACTCTGTTGACAGAACAGCTGTTAATTATCTGGCCTTTAATTAAGAGGAACAGCGTTATGTTGAAAGCCAGTTTTTAGTCTGACACAAACCACGTAGGAGACGCAGCAAACACgtaaaaaaaagattctgtGGTCCAAAGAGACGGCGTCATGCTATCTTCAGAAAGGACAGAAAGGTTTTCCACACAATGAATATCACATCTGTCTGAACTCATTATTAACATTAACGCTTGATACAGCACGTTTTcaacaagtaaacggctctaTTTCCAGAAGTCCTACTAAAGTACAATCAGCTCTGAcaaaaatccaactttctgagTCTGTCAATGACAACAGAcggctgctttattcttgttgCTAAATAGACCCCATGAATGGATTATGTGAAAGATCCCaagtaataaaatcaaaattgaATAAAGTTCTGCTTCAAATTAttctaaactctggcagatctagatttaaagagacttTCGTTCAATCAAGAAGTTAGAAAAGAAGAAAGGCAGGTAGGCTGCAAAATATAACCATGTCTAAAGATTCTGTCTAAACATTATAGAGACAGAAGGATAAAAACCGAGATACAAACTGGTTGCTCTTTTAAAGCTGTATTCTAGGATGTTAATGGAAAGTTAAATGGAATGAAAATATTAGCaacaccacagaagaagaagtcacCCAGCCTAGGGCGATTGCATGTACTCCCATGACAGTATttctatacactgcaaaaacggaactaaaaataagtaaaattttcttaaaattagtgtatctgtccttgatttgagcaggtaaataagattatctgctaatggaataagatttttgcacttaaaataggaacaattcatctccattgtcttatttcaagtgcaggatgtctaattgtcttattttatgggtcaaaatactcattccattggcagataatacaatttacctgctcaaatcaaagacaaaaacacaaattttaagaacattttatgtctgtttttgcagtgtaggggaAACACTGCGTGACTAATAAAAAAGACGGATCATTATTCCCTCTCATCTTGCATTTTGTttgctcatactgagcatgcatgaagcgacagtggagaggaaaactcccctttaacagggaggagaacctccagcagaaccagaaccaggctcagtgtgaacgctcatctgcctccacccactggggcttagagaagacagagcagagacacagaaagcacagaagctcacattgacccaggagtactttctatgttagagaagacagagcagagacacagaaagcacagaagctcacattgacccaggagtactttctatgttagagaagacagagcagagacacagaaagcacagaagctcacattgacccaggactactttctatgttagatggtagtagaggatgatctgcctcccctgatgatgtcacagctaacagaacgccagaccaggtgtaccttctatgaagagaaaaatgacaaagaacaaaaagttgaaataacaacaaacaatgcagattggagagcagtaggagaactcagcagagtgagaaaaatagacccagTGTCTCATGATTGTGTCCCACTGTGGGCTAGCTCATACAaccccagtaaaatacattaaaagttgtggtcataatgtgacaagatgtgaaaaagttcaagagatACGCATTCTTCACTTTACATTATTTAACTACAGTCGTTCAGCGGGTTCTGCTACACAGAAAGTTGGAGCCCTGTGCTAAAATTATTCAGATTTTCGGTCTCTGTAAatttaagtgtttttgttttctaacatGAGGTGAAACTGTTCTTGTCCGTGTTTTCTATGACCTTTTGTAACAATCTTCTGATGTTAATgtagttcactgcaaaaatagagctaaaaataagatttttttttcttgaaatttaagtatttttccttgatttgagcaggtaaataggactatttgccaatggaataagatttttgcacttaaaataggaacaattcatctccatcaccttatttcaagtgcagcatatctaattatcttattttaggggtagaaatactcattccattggcaaagaatcttatttacctgctcaaatcaagggcaaatacattattttcaagaaaattgtatttatttttagttccctttttgcagtgttcttcatcattttcttgtttaaaaCAGATGTTTGCCTGTAGCACAGCAGTGATTACTTGATGTTTTCtgtagcttatttttttttttttacaactaacTCTCTCACTAAACAATTGTCAAAACATCAAGATCCTTTCCTGGTCAGTATTTTCTACGGCTGTCAAATATGAAGCTACTTTCTGCAACCGTCTGTGCTATCCATGTGTCAGTGTCTCCAGTCATTTACACACACCATCGCACCACTTCCAGTTCCTCAAATTAAGCTCTTTCTCAACAGGAAgtttgcattttctccctttatCTCATTTATCTtcctccctgtgcatgcagCAGTTGAACAGGacatttttcagaaaacaaCTAGTGGTTAATTGCTCGTACAAAGCGGCCACTTAAGGTCACAGTACCTGCATCACTTTTAACTCCACCTCTGGCTCAACAGCTGTAGGGAGGATAAATATAGCAAAGTGAAAGCTTTCATAATCAGCATTTAGCACATTCACTGTTCATAAGGTGCACTCTTCTGTCATGAAGCATGATATTCATTTCCATCCTTTCTCCATTTTCCATCCCTTCTCTTTCTTGTTTTCCATCTCTCCTCCCCCACTACTCCCACACTCCTTCCAAATCCACCCCCCCCAGTCCTACCAGAGCCCCGTCTTCACTTTCAGCCAATCAGACGTCACCTGCGCCACCGCTTCCCCCCTCACAAAGGAGTCCAAACAGGGAAACGCCACGACTCCTCGTTCAGCCCGCCCTCATGACAAGCCCAAAGCGCCCCCCAACCCCAAGACCCAGACCCTGCCCACCAAAGGACCCGGCGACCGTCCCCACCTGCAGGCCATCAAATCCCTGCCCCTGCACAACCCGTCCTCCCGctctccctccccctccccgCTCCTGTCACCCATTCCTCGCTTTTTCTTCCCTTCGTCCTCTGTCCTTAAGTCCGTGACTAAGAGTTTCTACCCAAACTCTGCCCACTCTGTGCCACAGGTTACCCCCCAGGGCTCTCCGCTGCCCACACCGCTGGGCACCCCTGTTCACCATCCCCACCACCCTTCCACCACCCcgccctcctcttcctcatcctcatcctcgTCACGGGCAGAGGGAGGCGGGGGCGTGGGCTCGCTCTCGCTCACCCCTCCCTCCAGCCCAGGAGGGGGTGGTGGCATGGCGGCCAGCAGCCCCGCCCACTGGAGGACTCGCCTCAACTCTTTCAAGAACAACTTGCTGGGGTCGCCGCGGTTCCACCGCCGTAAGTTACAAGGTGAGTTTCTGTGTCCAAAGACTGAGGACCTTGCAACAAtattcacaaacattttaaaattcccTCACCATCTGAGGTTTAAGCTACGAactgttgggattttatgtgatatagGCAAACACAAGTAGCATAAGTAGCGTGGTAAGGAAATCAgacatggttttcaacatttcttgcaaacaaaacaaaagtgtttcACCGAATCCTGTGGAGATCCACCTTTTACTGCAACTATTTCTTTTGTCTCTGCCAAATTTGGGccattttttctttgcaaaatagctcaaattTTAAGTCTTGTCACACATTCTAATTTCATAATTAAATCCCGTGCTCTcagatcctcatctgctttacaccCGTCTGTCCCTTCTgcccgtctcaccaccatggggagcagagcattcagccgctctgcccccccgcctctggaactctctaccacccctacttagaaacacgTACTCACTTCAAttcaaatcacaactcaaaGCTCAGCTGTTTaattaatctgttaaaatgttttttattctgtgtttcgattttgtttttcacattaatgtgtttctatgtattttttgtacggtgaccttgagtgtccagaaaggcgccttttaaataaaatgtattattattattattattattattattattattattattattattattattattattaataataataataataataataataataataataataataataataataataataataataataaacagactttgactaggccacattGACAGATaaactcactgcaaaaatagacctaaaaataagaattttttttcttgaaattaaagtatttttcccttatttgagcaggtaaataggactatttgccaatggaataagatttttgcacttaaaataggaacgattcttctccatcgtcttatttcaagtgcagtttatctaattatattattataggggtaaaaatacttattccattggcaaatagtcttatttgccaatggaataagtatttattccattggcaattCCCTTCGTTGCTAACTAAAGTCgtgcttacacattttaacagatttttgagcatactgtacttcataaaatcagtcagtaagcacaactttaatcatatataaggcgcaccatcaatatttgggaagatttaaggattttaattgcgccttatagtccggaaaatatgGTAGGCCAGATTGtacagttttggtctcattctgctttaaacttctctatCTTCTTTGTCCCTGGCCTGTTTAATGTGCTCCTCAGTCTTTACCacaccataccataccataccgactttatttatgaagcactttatacAGCGACagcaccaaagtgctgtacacaatcataaaatacaatgcaattataaaatagaaaggatcgaatataaaatacatattaatatacagacacaataaaacaaagtgaaacctCTCAGATTGTGCCCAAAGCCAAAGGAAAAAGATGGGTCTTAAGAAGGGATTTAAAAACGAGTGAAGAGGCCTGCCTTATCCTTTATCCTACGGTTTGTTCACTATTATTCAAGTATTGTTATTCAAGACTTTTACTATTGAGGCAACTTTGGAAGTAAATTGCTTGCATTAGACTTCATTTAGTGTAAAGGAGGCTTGTAACAAATGCATCCCTCTTAGATTTTTACTCTTAGAAATCTTTGAAAACCATGGATCATTTTCCTTTCTCCTCACATGCGCTACGTTGTGTCGTCCTAAACCCAATAAAATCCACTGGTCTGTTTGTTTATATCTTGCATACAACGTTTGCGGCTTCTAGCTGTTTATGATATTAACTTTAATTTAGATCTTTCTCTCCCAGTTCCCACGTCAGAGGACATGTCCAGTCTGACGCCAGAATCCAGCCCTGAGTGAGTTACGACCTAAACTTTTGTCATCCTGCCGTAACGCTCCTGCTCTGCAGTTTCTCtcactgtttgtgttttttttttttgttttttttttggcttccaGGCTGGCCAAGAAGTCCTGGTTCGGGAATTTCATCGGTTTGGAGAAAGAGGAGCAGATCTTCGTGGTGATCCGAGACAAACCCTTGAGTTCTGTCAAAGCCGACATTGTCCACGCTTTCCTGTCAGTGAGTATCTGCTGTGGTCTGTCTCTGTCCACTTCTGTTCGTACACAAGCATGGCTCTCAGGGGGAGAAAGGCATTCACATGCACTCTCTTGCTGTGCACCTCATTGCTTTTCATTATTTCACTCTActctttgtttgatttttttggtttctcGCTCCCTTGTGGCACGTACACGGAGCGCTTTTACGTCCACCAATGGCTCACTCTCTGTCTCTCCTGTCCTCACCCTCACCCTTTGTCTCCCTATGCTCACGTCGGACCCCCTGTACCTCTCCCGCCTCGTAAGTCTGTCGGTCTCTCTGCTTCTTCTCTGTCTCCCCACCACGCAGATCCCGTCGCTCAGCCACAGCGTCATCTCCCAGACCAGTTTCCGGGCAGAGTACAAGTCCTCCGGCGGTCCCTCCGTCTTCCAGAAGCCCGTCAAGTTCCAAGTGGACATTGCCTTCTCCGAGGGCGAGAGGGAGC
Encoded here:
- the LOC105926724 gene encoding serine/threonine-protein kinase BRSK1 isoform X2, with protein sequence MSKELSLSQSAQYVGPYRLEKTLGKGQTGLVKLGVHCITGQKVAIKIVNREKLSESVLMKVEREIAILKLIEHPHVLKLHDVYENNKYLYLVLEHVSGGELFDYLVKKGRLTPKEARKFFRQIISALDFCHSHSICHRDLKPENLLLDEKNNIRIADFGMASLQVGDSLLETSCGSPHYACPEVIRGEKYDGRRADVWSCGVILFALLVGALPFDHDNLRQLLEKVKSGVFHMPHFIPPDCQSLLKGMIEVNPEKRLTLEAIQKHSWYQGGRNEPCPEQPPPRRVCVRRILSLTELDPDVLESMHSLGCFRDRVKLTRDLQCEEENQEKMIYYLLLDRKERYPSYEDEDLPPRNDVADPPRKRVDSPMLTRHGRCRPERKSLEVLSVTEQGSPTPPRRALDTAAHSQRSRSVSGASSGLSSSPLSSPRSYQSPVFTFSQSDVTCATASPLTKESKQGNATTPRSARPHDKPKAPPNPKTQTLPTKGPGDRPHLQAIKSLPLHNPSSRSPSPSPLLSPIPRFFFPSSSVLKSVTKSFYPNSAHSVPQVTPQGSPLPTPLGTPVHHPHHPSTTPPSSSSSSSSSRAEGGGGVGSLSLTPPSSPGGGGGMAASSPAHWRTRLNSFKNNLLGSPRFHRRKLQVPTSEDMSSLTPESSPELAKKSWFGNFIGLEKEEQIFVVIRDKPLSSVKADIVHAFLSIPSLSHSVISQTSFRAEYKSSGGPSVFQKPVKFQVDIAFSEGERERERERSEREGRRETGIYSVTFSLISGPSRRFRRVVETIQAQLLSSHDQPLVQALCDPFPDEKNSRPHGTPTRQNSRRSEGGGDRCEWGDRADGGGIGGSGGVLQRRGSAKERTRLLSSNGTQSQP
- the LOC105926724 gene encoding serine/threonine-protein kinase BRSK1 isoform X1, which encodes MSKELSLSQSAQYVGPYRLEKTLGKGQTGLVKLGVHCITGQKVAIKIVNREKLSESVLMKVEREIAILKLIEHPHVLKLHDVYENNKYLYLVLEHVSGGELFDYLVKKGRLTPKEARKFFRQIISALDFCHSHSICHRDLKPENLLLDEKNNIRIADFGMASLQVGDSLLETSCGSPHYACPEVIRGEKYDGRRADVWSCGVILFALLVGALPFDHDNLRQLLEKVKSGVFHMPHFIPPDCQSLLKGMIEVNPEKRLTLEAIQKHSWYQGGRNEPCPEQPPPRRVCVRRILSLTELDPDVLESMHSLGCFRDRVKLTRDLQCEEENQEKMIYYLLLDRKERYPSYEDEDLPPRNDVADPPRKRVDSPMLTRHGRCRPERKSLEVLSVTEQGSPTPPRRALDTAAHSQRSRSVSGASSGLSSSPLSSPRSYQSPVFTFSQSDVTCATASPLTKESKQGNATTPRSARPHDKPKAPPNPKTQTLPTKGPGDRPHLQAIKSLPLHNPSSRSPSPSPLLSPIPRFFFPSSSVLKSVTKSFYPNSAHSVPQVTPQGSPLPTPLGTPVHHPHHPSTTPPSSSSSSSSSRAEGGGGVGSLSLTPPSSPGGGGGMAASSPAHWRTRLNSFKNNLLGSPRFHRRKLQDLSLPVPTSEDMSSLTPESSPELAKKSWFGNFIGLEKEEQIFVVIRDKPLSSVKADIVHAFLSIPSLSHSVISQTSFRAEYKSSGGPSVFQKPVKFQVDIAFSEGERERERERSEREGRRETGIYSVTFSLISGPSRRFRRVVETIQAQLLSSHDQPLVQALCDPFPDEKNSRPHGTPTRQNSRRSEGGGDRCEWGDRADGGGIGGSGGVLQRRGSAKERTRLLSSNGTQSQP
- the LOC105926724 gene encoding serine/threonine-protein kinase BRSK2 isoform X7, whose translation is MSKELSLSQSAQYVGPYRLEKTLGKGQTGLVKLGVHCITGQKVAIKIVNREKLSESVLMKVEREIAILKLIEHPHVLKLHDVYENNKYLYLVLEHVSGGELFDYLVKKGRLTPKEARKFFRQIISALDFCHSHSICHRDLKPENLLLDEKNNIRIADFGMASLQVGDSLLETSCGSPHYACPEVIRGEKYDGRRADVWSCGVILFALLVGALPFDHDNLRQLLEKVKSGVFHMPHFIPPDCQSLLKGMIEVNPEKRLTLEAIQKHSWYQGGRNEPCPEQPPPRRVCVRRILSLTELDPDVLESMHSLGCFRDRVKLTRDLQCEEENQEKMIYYLLLDRKERYPSYEDEDLPPRNDVADPPRKRVDSPMLTRHGRCRPERKSLEVLSVTEQGSPTPPRRALDTAAHSQRSRSVSGASSGLSSSPLSSPRVTPQGSPLPTPLGTPVHHPHHPSTTPPSSSSSSSSSRAEGGGGVGSLSLTPPSSPGGGGGMAASSPAHWRTRLNSFKNNLLGSPRFHRRKLQDLSLPVPTSEDMSSLTPESSPELAKKSWFGNFIGLEKEEQIFVVIRDKPLSSVKADIVHAFLSSVGLSASSLSPHHADPVAQPQRHLPDQFPGRVQVLRRSLRLPEARQVPSGHCLLRGREGAGKGEEREGGEEGNRNLQRDLLPHIRPESPVQTSGGDDPSPASQLS